The Roseibium sp. Sym1 nucleotide sequence TTCTCAAATTAACAACTGTCCATACAGTGTTACAAAGTTTGACAAAATTCGGATTTCCGAAATGAAACAAGCGCGCACGGATCGCTCCATGCACGCTTGTTTTCCGGGCCGGAAATGCCTTGCCGGCTGATCTGCAAAAGAGCACCCGGCCAGTAGACTTGTCGGAGACTGGCCGGGTGCCTTTCGAGGGAGCTGAAAATCAGCTTCAGGTTTCGCGGAACGTCTTGCGCAGCTGCTTTGTCAACGGGTCGAGCAGGTACTCCGCCATCGTGCGTTCACCCGTCTGGATGAAGACCTCGGACGGCATGCCGGGCTGCAGTGTCAGGTCCCGGCCGGAGAGCAGGTCGGCGGCGCTGTCATCCAGGTCGACCCGTACTTCGTAGAAGCTCATTCCAGTTGCCTGGTCCATCTTGAGATCGGCGGAGAGGAACGAGACTGTCCCTTCCAGGCGCGGGACCACCTTCTGGTCAAAGGCACCGATCACCAGCGAGGCAGGGTTGCCTTTCGCGACCTTGTTGATGTCCTGCGGCATGACGGCCGCCGAGACAACCAGCTTGTCGGCTTCAGGAACGATCCGCATCAGCGTCTCGCCGGGCTGGATGACCCCTCCCACAGTGTGGATGGCCAATTCATGGACAAATCCGTCGGCCGGGGCACGTACGTCGACCCGCGAAAGCATCAGGTCCGATGTTGCCCGCCGTTCCTTGAGCTGGGCGATTTCCGGCACGATCGCGGAAATCTCGTTCGTCACCTGCTCCTGGAAGCTTTTTTCCAGCTGTAGGATGGCCAGCCGCGTCTCACTGATCTTGCCGCGGGTCACTGCGATTTGCGACGTGAGCGATCCGACCGAGCCGTTCAGGCCGGAGCGTTCGCGCTTGAGGGCTGTTATCCGCGTTTCGGGTGTCAGCCCCTTCTCGAACAGCACTTCCAGGCCTTTCAGCTCGTGCTCGATGAAGTCGATTTGCTCGTTTGCCGAGGCTCGCTGCGTTTCAAGCCCGGAGATTTCCTGCTGGTACTGCGTGATCTGTTCCTCGTAGGCGGCCACCTGGCCTTCCAGTGAGGTGCGCCGTGTTTCCATGACAGCCTGCTGGGAAGCGGTTGCGTCCGCCACCTTGGTTTCACCCGGCCTGGAGTCGAGTTCGCGGGACGGAGCCAGATTGTCCAGACCCTGCCGCTCCGCATGGAGCCGCGCGAGACGGGCTTCAAGGGCAACGAGCTGGTCGTCCACGAGCACTCTGTTGGCTTTCAGAAGCTTGTCGTCAAGGGTCAGGACAACATCGCCCGCCTGGACCCGGTCGCCATTCTGGACCCTTATGTCGGCGACGATGCCGCCGTCGGGATGCTGGACCGCCTTGAGATCGGTGGCAACGACCACCTTTCCCTGAGTGACGACCGCGCCGGAGAGTTTGGCGCTGACCGCCCACCCACCGAAGCCAAAGACCAGAAGAGCACAGGTGCTCAACCCGAAGATGGCAGCCTTGCGGGAACGGTCGACGAAAGCGGTCTCGGAGATATTCTTGTTCGCGTTGCCAGTCATTTCATTATCCTTTCGAATTGATCCGGTTTGTCTTCCTGCCGGTTACCCGGCGGTTGCGGCTGTTGCGGTCGAGGCTGACTGTTGCAGGGGCTGCTGGAAGCCTCCGCGCACAACCCTGATGCCTTGGGCCACAGTTTGGGGAGCTCCTGCTGCCTGCGGAACGGCTGCTCCGTTGGAGACCAGAGCGCTGGGGTCCGGTGCCACAGGGGCGGGACCGGCCGGCTGTGCGCTTGCCTGGTTGCGATGGTTCAGTCGCTGCATGACCTCGTCGCGGGGACCGAAATCGGCAGCTTCTCCGGCATTCATCACCAGCACCTTGTCGACCGCGCTCAGGACGCTCGGGCGATGGGCAATCACGACAACGATCGCACCACGCTCCCTGGCCGAGAGAACGGCCTTGTTGAGAGCAGCCTCACCGGCGGCGTCCAGGTTCGAGTTCGGCTCGTCCAGGACGACCAGGAACGGGTTGCCGTAGAGGGCCCGCGCCAGGGCGATCCTCTGTCGCTGCCCGCCGGACAGGGCCGCGCCGCGTTCTCCGACGCTTGCGGCGTATCCGTCCGGCCGGTTGGCGATCAGTTCGTGAACACCGGCAGCTTTTGCAGCTGCAATCACGTCTTCGTCCTTGGCGTCCGGATCGAAGCGGGCGATGTTCTCGGCAACAGTCCCGTCGAACAGTTCAACGTCCTGGGGCAGAAAGCCGACCTGGCGGCCGAGGTCTTCGGGCTTGAACTGGTCCATGGGGACACCGTCGAGACGCACGCCTCCCCGGGCAGCGGGCCATGCCGAAACCAGAACCCTGGCGAGCGTGGACTTGCCGCAACCGGTCGGGCCGATGACCGCGAGGGCTTCGCCGGCGGACAGGTCGAAGCTGACGCTTTTCACTGTCGGTGCGCTGGCGCCCGGGGGTACGATCCCGAGGCTTTCGACGGAGAGGCTCTTCTCGGCTGCCGGCAAGTCCAGTTGCTTCGCCTTCGGCTGGACCGACAGGGTCTCCTTCAGGTTCTTCCAGGAACGTTGGGCGCTGACGATGGCCCTCCAGCTTCCGACCATGGTTTCGATCGGTTGCAGACCGCGCGAAATGATGACCGAGGCCGCAACCATCGCACCGGGAGAAACCTCCTGATGGATTGCGAGGTAGGCGGCGACAGCCAGGATCGTCGACTGCAGGGCAAGGCGAAACACCTTGGTGAGGCTGGACGACAGGCCGACGGTAAAGGCCGCCCGGGCGCTGGTTCCAAGGAATTGGTCGTTGACCCGTTCCCAGACGCCGGTCATGTGGCCCCGCATGCCCATTGCGCGGACAAGCTCCGAATTGCGGCGGCTTGCCTCGGCAAGCCGTGCGCGGCGTCCGGCATGTTCGGCCTGGGCGGCCGTCGCTCGCCGAACCAGGAAGTCCGTCACCAGCGCAACCGCAACCAGGACGACCGCACCGGCGATGCCGACGATGCCGAGCCAGAAGTGCAACGCGAAGACCAGACCCATGTAGACGGGCATCCAGGGCAGGTCGAACAGCGCTGCGGCCCCTTGGCTAGACAGGAAACTGCGGATCTGCTCGACATCGCGGATCGCGCTGCTGTTCAGGGGCGCGCGACCGGGGACAGGCGCCGCCAGAACACTGGAGAACGCCTCGCCCGCCAGTCTCTGTTCGAAGCGGTGGCCAATGGAAACCAGAACGCGAGTGCGAACGGCATCAATGATGCCCATGAAGAAATAGAGGCCGGCGGCCAGGACAGCCAGGGCGACAAGGGTGTCGACGCTCTGGCTGGCCAGCACACGGTCGTAAACCTGCAGCATGAACAGGGGACCGGTCAGCATCAGCAGATTGATGACGCCGCTGAAGACGCCGACTGCGACGAGATTGCTCCTCATCGCGCGCCGGGTGGCAGTCAATTGCGGATTTCCATGCATTTGCGTTTTCATGACGTGCTCCAGATGTTGGGTAGGTGGTGCAAATCTGGAGACGCTCTGAGGTCATGCAAGTCGAGCAGGCTCAAAATCGCCTGTTTGTCAAACTTTGTTTCAAATCAATACTGATATCTACTGAAAACCGGTAAGAATATCCGTGTGCCTCCCCGCGTCTCTGTGAATGTGCAAGAAGTAACCTCGCCTGCTGTTCGTGTCTCTTCCGTCCGGTTTCGTCCATGGGGGAATGCGTTCATGAGGATGCGGTGTGTGGTAGGCTGCAGTGGATTTCATTCGGTCTGACTTCAAGGGTTGCCGGTTTGATTAAGCGATGGACGGAACTGACACTGAGGGCTCAGGTCACGATCGTGGTTCTTGCCGGACTGGTGTTGCTGCAGGTCGTTTCGGTTTGGATCGACGTGGTGCAGATCCGGGAGGATCACATCGAACTTCTTGAAAACCGGGGGGACAGTTTTCTGAGCGAGGTCCTGCCGGTCCTTGCCCATACACCTGTAGCTTCGCGCGCCGAGCTTCTGGAACGCTTTTCAAGTGCGGAACGTTTCGTGGATCTCAGCACCGTGAACGGAGCTGAGACGCTCAAGCGCGGTGAACAACATGCGCCGATCGGCGACTGGATCCGCAGCCAGCTTACCCCTGACTTTCCGAAAGTCGCCCAAATAGCGGTCACGGACCGGCAGATCGATTTGACGAAAAACACAACCGGGTTCGCGCGGGATTTGCCCGCTCTTCGGGCGATCCAGAGGCAGCTCGCATTCGACGTTCCTTCCCGGAAACGCTGGACGCTCGGTGTCTACGCGGTCCGCCTTGAAGGCGAAAGCAACTGGATCAACTTCTATGTCCTGATGGCACCTGAAAATTTCTGGCCGGTTCTGCTCGCGCGTTCCGTGGACAGCCTCGTCGGGATCGGTCTGATGGTTGTGCTTGCGTTTCTGGTCGGGCACGTCATGGCGCCTCTCGGCAAGCTCACGGCCAATTCCGAGCGGCTGGGCCGGGGAGAGGAGACAGGTGCGCTGGAGCCGGAGGGAAGCGTCGACGTGCGTGAGGCGATCCTGGCCTTCAACCGTATGGAAACGCGTATTGTCCATTCGCTCAGCTACCAGGTTGCCCTTCTCAGGAGCCTGGGACATGACCTGTCCGGACCGCTTCAGCGGTTGAGGGACGCCACCGGGGATGTGGCGCCCGAGGAAACCCGGGAGCGCATCGACAAGCGGTTGTCCGCGGTGGATGCCATCGTTCAGTCGGTCGCAAGCTTCGCGCGCGAAACACGCCGGGATGCCGATACATCCAGGGTCGACATCGCCTCGATGCTGGAAGCGCTGGTCGAGGAGCAGGCAGAGACCGGTCGCAGCGCGGAGATTTCAATCGAGGCGGAACCGGTTGTGCGTGGCCGGTACAACGCCCTGACACGGGCCTTTCGCAATCTCGTTGAAAACGCAATCAAATACGGCAACGCGGTGCGCGTGACCGTTGCCAGCGAAGGTGGCATGGCCGTTGTCCACGTAGACGACGAGGGACCGGGAATTGCTGCTGAAGAGCTTGAGGCCGCCTTCGAACCCTTTCAGCGGCTCGGTGCGAGCGGACCCGGTTCCGGCCTGGGACTGTCCATCGTCCAGACCATCATCATCGATCACGGGGGCACCGTGGAGCTCTCCAACCTTGAAGGCGGCGGCCTCAGGGCGAGCGTGCGGCTGCCGCTGGAGACCAGGTAATGTTCCTGTGAACTTCAGCCGGGGTGAAAGACGTATCCCTGACCCCAGACCGTCTGCACGTGGGTCGGGTTACCCGGGTCGGGCTCGATCTTGGTGCGCAAGCGCCGGATCAGCGCGTCGACGGCGCGGTCGCCGGCACCGCCATGCTGACGGACGCGCGCGATCGCCAGAAGATCCTCGCGACTGCATTGTACACCGGGATTGGACAGAAAATACCGCAGGACCTGCGTTTCGCTCGAGGTCAGAGTGATGATCCGCCCGTCGGCGTTTTTGAGATGCCGTTCGCCTTCGGTCAATTCCCAGTCGCCAAAGCGCGTCAGACGCGCCTGCGACGTGTGTCCGCCTTTCCGCCGCCGGCAGAGCGCCCGCACACGCGCCAGGAGTTCCAGCTCGATGAATGGCTTGATGATGTAGTCGTCGGCTCCGATCTCCAAAAGCGCGATACGCTCCGCGTCGTCGCTGATCGAACTGACCATGATGATACCGGCATCGTTCTTCGCCGCGATTTCCCGGCAGAGCACCTTTCCGCTCGTCCCCGGCATGACCATGTCGACCAGAAAGCAGTCATAATCGGTCTCGGCGATCATGCGGCGCGCGGTTGGGACGTCCGGCGCGTGATCGATCCGGTAACCTTTTTCGGTGAGAAACGCACACGTCTTTTCGGCAAGCGCTGGGTCGTCATCGACCATCAGGATATGCGCGCCGGTTTCGGCCTTGTCACCGTCCATGTCGGTCATGAGACCCTCTCAAGCAGATCTGCCAACCAGAAGAGGCTATGGTCCAATAACGCCCGCACCGCGTTCGTTCTGTCAAGGCGGAGCCAGGATGGCGTGGCGCATTAAACGGGTTTGAAACGTTGGCCGGTATGCTTTTAGAGATTCTTGCCATCAAAGATGCGGGATCGCGGCCCGTGCACTCAGGCCGTCCTCGGTCAGGCGGCGGTGACGAAGAGCACGTCGATGTCCTGCCGGACTTCGCCGCAGATGTCCGTCGACAGGCCGTCGCCGACAGCCAGCACGGTTTCCGTTGAAACCTTCTCGCTGCTCAGGTCCTGAACCCGGCCGATCGCTGGACCGGGTAAGCGCCGCGCCTGATGATGGTTGGAAATATCTTGTCGCTGCTGACGGAGAACAACCAAAGCAATATTACGGTAGCGGCTGCCCTCCGTTGATTATCTCAGGCCTCCCGGGTTTGCCCGTCGCGCTACTCGCGAGGAGATATGGGCAATGCAGTCGATGCCGCCGCCACCATACGATGAGGTTCGTCGAATTGGATTGAATTGCGCTGTGTCAGATCAAGTTGGATCTGCTAGCGGAGGAGGGACTTGAACACCCGACACGCGGATTATGAATCCGCCAGTCGATCAGCTGAGAAACACAAGTCTCGGTGGTTTCACGCTCCCAAAACCAAATCAACAAAAAGCCCGCAAGGTGAAAACCGGCGGGCTTTTTGACGTTCTGACCAAAATCACCCCCCCCAAAAAAAAACCACTGACATCAGCCCTGACTCCCAAAAGTCAGGGCTGTTCTTGTCCGGCGGCACGAATCCAAGCAAACCGAAGGAAGCCGGGCCAGGTCGCATTGCCCAGACGGGACTTCGTCCGTGTCGCCGGTCATGTCTCCGGCTGAAGGAAATCGAAATCACATCCCTTTGTCGCGGGCAGTACACTGTCGCGATAGAGTTTGCGGTATCCTCGGGTCCAGGTGCCGGAGGTTTCGGCCCTTTCGGCCTTTCTCCTGTCCAATTCTTCGGCACCGACCAGAAGGTCTATCGACTTGGCGGATGCCGAGAGCCGAATCCGGTCGCCGTCCCGTACAAGGGCCAGGGGACCGGCAAGGTCGGCTTCAGGGGTCACGTGCAGAACGATTGTCCCGAAAGCGGTGCCGGACATACGGGCATCGGATATCCGGACCATGTCCTTTACGCCTTGGCGGGCCAGTTTCTTCGGAATGGGCAGGTATCCGGCTTCGGGCATGCCGGAGGGACTGCGCGGGCCTGCATTTTGAAGAACCAGAACATCCTCCGCCGTGACATCGAGATCAGGATCGTCGATCCGGTTTGACAGATCTTCCAGCGAGCTGAAGACCACCGCCCTGCCTTCGTGTTCGAGCAGTTCCGGCGTGGCCGCAGCCCGTTTCAGGATCGCGCCATCGGGTGCCAGGGACCCCTTCAGCGCGATGAGCCCTCCTTCCGGAAAAACGGGATCCCGGGCAGAGCGGATAACGGCATGGTCGATCGGGTCGGCGAGCGGGGCGGACAGCCTTTCAGACAGGCTCCGGCCGGTCACGTCGATCGGGCTCTTGTCGAGCTGCGGCTCCAGGCCGCGCAAAACGCCCTCAAGCGCGCCGGCGGCGTTGAAGTCTTCCATGTAACCGGACCCGACCGGCTTCAGGTCGACAAGAACGGGGGTTTCATCCGACAGCTCGTTGAACCGGTCGTAGTCGATCTCGATTCCCAGGCGGCCGGCAATGGCGGCAAGGTGAATGACGGCATTCGTGGATCCGGAGACGGCCAGCAGCACGCGCAGGGCATTTTCCACCGAGGCGGGCGTGATCAGCTTGTCGGGCGCAGGTCCGTCTTCGACCGCCATCCTGGCCGCCAGGACGCCGCTTTCCTCCGATGCCCGCAGCCGGTCGGCATGCACCGCGGGAATGGCCGCGGAGCCGGGCAGGGCAAGGCCAAGGGTTTCTGCGATCAACGCCATGGTCGAAGCGGTTCCCATGACTGCACACGTGCCGGCCGTCACGGCCAGGCGGCCTTCGATCTGGCCGATTTCCTGATCGTCGACTTTGCCCGCGCGATACTGTCCCCAGAAGCGCCTGCAATCCGTGCAGGCGCCGAGCCGTTCTCCCCTGTGCCGGCCTGTCATCATGGGGCCGGCCACGAGCATCACCGCGGGTTTGCCCGCCGATGCGGCGCCCATCAGAAGGGCGGGGACCGTCTTGTCGCATCCGCCCATCAGAACCACGGAATCCATCGGCTGCGCCCGGATCATTTCTTCGACGGCCATGGCCATGAGATTCCGGTAGACAAGCGAAGTCGGATTGAGGAAGACCTCGCCGAGCGAGATGACCGGAAAGGGGACGGGCAGGCCGCCCTCCGCGAGGACACCCCGTTTCACCGCTTCCAGCATTTCCGGGAAATGGCGATGGCAGTTGTTGAAGCCGCTTTCCGTGTAGCAGATGCCGACGACGGGCCTGTCGAGCATCTTGCCCGTGTAGCCCATCGACTTTGCGAACGAGCGGCGCAGGTAACGCGCAAATTCCGGGTCGCCATAGTTTGTCAGTCCACCGGATATTCCCTTCGCTCCCTTAGGCAGGTCAGACATTCATCGAGCCCTTCAAAAGTTTGTGCCTTGTGTATTTCGGGACAAGGTAGTCAAGAATTCCCAGGCTGCCGCCTTCCCGTCCGAAACCGCTTTCCTTTATGCCGCCAAAGGGCGCCTCGGCCGTTGCCAGCAGGGTTTCGTTGATGCCGACCATGCCCGCTTCAAGTGCGTCCGACGTTCTTTCAGCAAGATCGCTGTCCCTGGTGAAGACATAGGAGGCAAGTCCGAACCGGGTTGCGTTTGCCCGCTCGATGACCTCGTCGAATGTGTCGAAGGCCGTCAGGGGGGCAACGGGCGCGAAGGGTTCCTCCCGCATGATCCGGGCGCTGTCGGGCACATTTCCCAGAACGGTCGGTTGCAGGAAATGTCCGGTGTTGTGTTCAGGGCTCCGGTGTCCCCCGGTCAGCAGTTCCGCTCCCTGAGCCGTGGCGTCCTCGATGAGAGACAGTGCCGCTTCCAGCCCGCGAGCCCGGATCATCGGTCCCGTGGTGACGCTCTCGTCGAGCCCGTCGCCGACCTTCAGGCCCCGGGCAACCTCGCAGAAAGCGTCCGTGAAAGGGGCGTAGATCTCGCGATGAATATAGAAACGGGTCGGCGAAATGCAGACCTGTCCGCAATTGCGGAACTTGGTGGTGGCGAGCTTCTGGGCCGTCTGGACCGGATCACTGTCCGGATAGACGATGACCGGTGCGTGGCCACCCAGCTCCATGCTGACTTTCTTGATCCCTTCGGCAGCCAGCCGAAGGACTTCCCGGCCGACCGCGACCGATCCGGTGAGGGACACCTTTTTGATTGCAGGAGATGCAATCAGCTTGCCGACCATGGGAACAGCGGCCCCGCTGAGGATCGACAGGGTGCCCGCGGGCAGGCCGGACTTTATCAGCGCTTCCCCGATGGCAAAGCAGGATCCGGGCGCTTCGGAGGCGGGACGCGCAATGACCGGGTTGCCTGCTGCAAGCGCAGCGGCGATCTTGCGTGCAGGCAGGAGCATCGGAAAGTTCCAGGCCGACAGCGCCAGACAGGGGCCGACCGGCTGATAGGCGACCGTCAGGCGTTCGTCCGGGTTTCGTCCGGGGATGGTCTGGCCGTAGATGCGCTTTGCCTCCTCGCCATACCATTCGAACTGGTCCGCGCTGGCGTTCACCTCGGCCCGGGCTTCCGCAAGCGGCTTGCCGGTTTCCCTGGACATGATACGGGCATAGGGGGCAACGTTCTCCCGCAGGTGCTCCGCCGTTCGCCGTAACAGGGCCGCCCGTTCCCAGGCCGGAACCCGTGCCCAGGCCGGAGCAGCCTGCGCACAGGCAGCCAGGGCCGCGTCGATATCCGCCTGGCCGGCCGCCGGGATGCGGCCGATTTCCGTTTCGCTGACCGGGCTTTCGACACAAAGGGTGGAACCGTCGGCCGCGCTTCGCCATTTGCCTTCGATCAGAAGGCCGAATTTTTCGTACATCTTGTGATCTCCCTCGCCGTCAGATCAGCGTCCCGGCGTATCTTTCCTGCACATCGGCGCACCAGTTGCCCACGTTCCAGCTGCCGTAGGCTCCCATGCCCCCGAGCGGGTCCGGCCCGTAATAGACCGGAAGATGGATAAGGCTGAGCCCCGGATGCGCGTGAGCCTCGGCCAGTGCCGCCTTCAGCGTGTCGAGCGTGTGCCCGCCCCACAGGGCCTTCAGGCCGCGTATCGATGCGGCCATCTGGACGTAGTCCACGGCAACGCCGT carries:
- a CDS encoding HlyD family type I secretion periplasmic adaptor subunit; this translates as MSTCALLVFGFGGWAVSAKLSGAVVTQGKVVVATDLKAVQHPDGGIVADIRVQNGDRVQAGDVVLTLDDKLLKANRVLVDDQLVALEARLARLHAERQGLDNLAPSRELDSRPGETKVADATASQQAVMETRRTSLEGQVAAYEEQITQYQQEISGLETQRASANEQIDFIEHELKGLEVLFEKGLTPETRITALKRERSGLNGSVGSLTSQIAVTRGKISETRLAILQLEKSFQEQVTNEISAIVPEIAQLKERRATSDLMLSRVDVRAPADGFVHELAIHTVGGVIQPGETLMRIVPEADKLVVSAAVMPQDINKVAKGNPASLVIGAFDQKVVPRLEGTVSFLSADLKMDQATGMSFYEVRVDLDDSAADLLSGRDLTLQPGMPSEVFIQTGERTMAEYLLDPLTKQLRKTFRET
- a CDS encoding type I secretion system permease/ATPase, whose amino-acid sequence is MKTQMHGNPQLTATRRAMRSNLVAVGVFSGVINLLMLTGPLFMLQVYDRVLASQSVDTLVALAVLAAGLYFFMGIIDAVRTRVLVSIGHRFEQRLAGEAFSSVLAAPVPGRAPLNSSAIRDVEQIRSFLSSQGAAALFDLPWMPVYMGLVFALHFWLGIVGIAGAVVLVAVALVTDFLVRRATAAQAEHAGRRARLAEASRRNSELVRAMGMRGHMTGVWERVNDQFLGTSARAAFTVGLSSSLTKVFRLALQSTILAVAAYLAIHQEVSPGAMVAASVIISRGLQPIETMVGSWRAIVSAQRSWKNLKETLSVQPKAKQLDLPAAEKSLSVESLGIVPPGASAPTVKSVSFDLSAGEALAVIGPTGCGKSTLARVLVSAWPAARGGVRLDGVPMDQFKPEDLGRQVGFLPQDVELFDGTVAENIARFDPDAKDEDVIAAAKAAGVHELIANRPDGYAASVGERGAALSGGQRQRIALARALYGNPFLVVLDEPNSNLDAAGEAALNKAVLSARERGAIVVVIAHRPSVLSAVDKVLVMNAGEAADFGPRDEVMQRLNHRNQASAQPAGPAPVAPDPSALVSNGAAVPQAAGAPQTVAQGIRVVRGGFQQPLQQSASTATAATAG
- a CDS encoding ATP-binding protein; protein product: MIKRWTELTLRAQVTIVVLAGLVLLQVVSVWIDVVQIREDHIELLENRGDSFLSEVLPVLAHTPVASRAELLERFSSAERFVDLSTVNGAETLKRGEQHAPIGDWIRSQLTPDFPKVAQIAVTDRQIDLTKNTTGFARDLPALRAIQRQLAFDVPSRKRWTLGVYAVRLEGESNWINFYVLMAPENFWPVLLARSVDSLVGIGLMVVLAFLVGHVMAPLGKLTANSERLGRGEETGALEPEGSVDVREAILAFNRMETRIVHSLSYQVALLRSLGHDLSGPLQRLRDATGDVAPEETRERIDKRLSAVDAIVQSVASFARETRRDADTSRVDIASMLEALVEEQAETGRSAEISIEAEPVVRGRYNALTRAFRNLVENAIKYGNAVRVTVASEGGMAVVHVDDEGPGIAAEELEAAFEPFQRLGASGPGSGLGLSIVQTIIIDHGGTVELSNLEGGGLRASVRLPLETR
- a CDS encoding response regulator produces the protein MTDMDGDKAETGAHILMVDDDPALAEKTCAFLTEKGYRIDHAPDVPTARRMIAETDYDCFLVDMVMPGTSGKVLCREIAAKNDAGIIMVSSISDDAERIALLEIGADDYIIKPFIELELLARVRALCRRRKGGHTSQARLTRFGDWELTEGERHLKNADGRIITLTSSETQVLRYFLSNPGVQCSREDLLAIARVRQHGGAGDRAVDALIRRLRTKIEPDPGNPTHVQTVWGQGYVFHPG
- a CDS encoding dihydroxy-acid dehydratase, whose amino-acid sequence is MSDLPKGAKGISGGLTNYGDPEFARYLRRSFAKSMGYTGKMLDRPVVGICYTESGFNNCHRHFPEMLEAVKRGVLAEGGLPVPFPVISLGEVFLNPTSLVYRNLMAMAVEEMIRAQPMDSVVLMGGCDKTVPALLMGAASAGKPAVMLVAGPMMTGRHRGERLGACTDCRRFWGQYRAGKVDDQEIGQIEGRLAVTAGTCAVMGTASTMALIAETLGLALPGSAAIPAVHADRLRASEESGVLAARMAVEDGPAPDKLITPASVENALRVLLAVSGSTNAVIHLAAIAGRLGIEIDYDRFNELSDETPVLVDLKPVGSGYMEDFNAAGALEGVLRGLEPQLDKSPIDVTGRSLSERLSAPLADPIDHAVIRSARDPVFPEGGLIALKGSLAPDGAILKRAAATPELLEHEGRAVVFSSLEDLSNRIDDPDLDVTAEDVLVLQNAGPRSPSGMPEAGYLPIPKKLARQGVKDMVRISDARMSGTAFGTIVLHVTPEADLAGPLALVRDGDRIRLSASAKSIDLLVGAEELDRRKAERAETSGTWTRGYRKLYRDSVLPATKGCDFDFLQPET
- a CDS encoding NAD-dependent succinate-semialdehyde dehydrogenase, coding for MYEKFGLLIEGKWRSAADGSTLCVESPVSETEIGRIPAAGQADIDAALAACAQAAPAWARVPAWERAALLRRTAEHLRENVAPYARIMSRETGKPLAEARAEVNASADQFEWYGEEAKRIYGQTIPGRNPDERLTVAYQPVGPCLALSAWNFPMLLPARKIAAALAAGNPVIARPASEAPGSCFAIGEALIKSGLPAGTLSILSGAAVPMVGKLIASPAIKKVSLTGSVAVGREVLRLAAEGIKKVSMELGGHAPVIVYPDSDPVQTAQKLATTKFRNCGQVCISPTRFYIHREIYAPFTDAFCEVARGLKVGDGLDESVTTGPMIRARGLEAALSLIEDATAQGAELLTGGHRSPEHNTGHFLQPTVLGNVPDSARIMREEPFAPVAPLTAFDTFDEVIERANATRFGLASYVFTRDSDLAERTSDALEAGMVGINETLLATAEAPFGGIKESGFGREGGSLGILDYLVPKYTRHKLLKGSMNV